The Halosimplex litoreum genome has a window encoding:
- a CDS encoding monovalent cation/H+ antiporter subunit D family protein — protein MSDLPALVVALPLLGSVAVLLGGLVRPRTGWPITVVTALAQVLAVGTLATRAFGDEPVRYVVGGFSRPFGIELVVDGLSASMALLVAVVSLGVLAYARTAGPRSNPFYATYLLLVGGLTGMSITGDVFNMYVFLEITGLTAYALVASGDGGRSALAALKYLLVGTVGASLFLLGIGYAYIATGTLNMADLSDQLAAVGYQDPLVQAAFGLLVVGLFVKVAVFPVHTWQPTAYAGAPDSVSAFISALVSTVAAYALIRIVFTVFTVDFLADNGFAQTVLAVAAVVSIVVGSLLAVSQTEIKRMLAYSSVSQFGLVLAAIAVANGTALTGAAIHLVGHAVMKGGLFLTSGLVATETGARSIDGYDGLAERLPSGAGAFGVLALAMVGVPPAVGFVGKWYVALGAVEAEAWPLAVVIFASTLLTLAYFARIVERMYFREAPEPAASVESAETGATTAVVTDGTGPTGDQTTGSAPRVSLGMRATVVGAAVLAIVLGVAAFQYGQLLEPTIERLLS, from the coding sequence ATGAGTGACCTGCCCGCCCTCGTCGTTGCCCTCCCGCTGTTGGGCTCGGTCGCGGTGCTGCTCGGTGGGCTCGTCCGGCCGCGCACCGGCTGGCCGATCACCGTCGTCACCGCCCTCGCGCAGGTCCTCGCAGTCGGGACGCTCGCCACGCGCGCGTTCGGCGACGAACCGGTGCGCTACGTCGTCGGCGGCTTCTCACGACCGTTCGGGATCGAACTCGTCGTCGACGGCCTGTCGGCCTCGATGGCACTGCTGGTCGCCGTCGTCTCGCTCGGCGTCCTCGCGTACGCGCGCACCGCGGGCCCGCGGTCGAACCCCTTCTACGCGACGTACCTCCTGCTGGTCGGCGGCCTGACCGGCATGAGCATCACCGGGGACGTGTTCAACATGTACGTGTTCCTGGAGATCACGGGCCTGACCGCCTACGCGCTGGTCGCCAGCGGCGACGGCGGCCGCTCGGCCCTGGCGGCGCTGAAGTACCTGCTCGTCGGCACGGTCGGCGCGTCGCTGTTCCTGCTCGGGATCGGCTACGCTTACATCGCGACCGGGACGCTCAACATGGCCGACCTGTCGGACCAGCTGGCCGCGGTCGGCTACCAGGACCCGCTCGTGCAGGCCGCGTTCGGCCTGCTCGTCGTCGGCCTGTTCGTCAAGGTGGCGGTCTTCCCGGTCCACACCTGGCAGCCGACCGCCTACGCCGGCGCGCCCGACTCCGTCAGCGCGTTCATCTCGGCGCTGGTCTCGACGGTCGCCGCCTACGCGCTGATCCGGATCGTCTTCACCGTCTTCACCGTCGACTTCCTCGCCGACAACGGCTTCGCTCAGACGGTGCTCGCGGTCGCCGCGGTCGTGAGCATCGTCGTCGGGAGCCTCCTCGCGGTGAGCCAGACGGAGATCAAGCGGATGCTCGCCTACTCGTCGGTCTCGCAGTTCGGGCTCGTCCTCGCGGCTATCGCGGTCGCGAACGGGACCGCGCTGACGGGCGCGGCGATCCACCTGGTCGGCCACGCGGTCATGAAGGGCGGCCTGTTCCTGACGAGCGGGCTGGTCGCGACCGAGACCGGCGCCCGCTCGATCGACGGCTACGACGGGCTCGCCGAGCGGCTCCCGTCGGGCGCGGGGGCGTTCGGCGTCCTCGCGCTCGCAATGGTGGGCGTCCCGCCCGCCGTCGGGTTCGTCGGTAAGTGGTACGTCGCCCTGGGCGCCGTCGAGGCCGAGGCCTGGCCGCTCGCGGTCGTCATCTTCGCGAGCACGCTCCTGACGCTGGCGTACTTCGCCCGGATCGTCGAGCGGATGTACTTCCGCGAAGCGCCCGAACCCGCCGCCAGCGTCGAGTCGGCCGAGACCGGCGCGACGACGGCCGTCGTCACCGACGGTACCGGACCGACCGGCGACCAGACCACCGGGTCGGCCCCGCGCGTCTCTCTCGGGATGCGCGCGACGGTCGTCGGCGCGGCCGTCCTGGCTATCGTCCTCGGCGTCGCCGCGTTCCAGTACGGACAGCTCCTCGAACCAACCATCGAACGGCTCCTGTCATGA
- a CDS encoding cation:proton antiporter subunit C translates to MIDLLADRLYYLVSFLLLGVGTYMLIANRNVVKKVIGMNVFQTGIFLFFITAAFVTGASPPLLTAPEPYVSPLPHVLILTAIVVGVSLTAVALGLVVRVYEEYGTLNEEAIRQVSHDE, encoded by the coding sequence GTGATAGACCTACTCGCAGACCGGCTCTACTATCTGGTCTCGTTTCTCCTGCTCGGCGTCGGGACGTACATGCTGATAGCCAACCGGAACGTGGTCAAGAAGGTGATCGGGATGAACGTCTTCCAGACGGGCATCTTCCTGTTTTTCATCACCGCCGCGTTCGTGACGGGCGCGAGCCCGCCGCTGCTGACCGCGCCCGAACCGTACGTCAGCCCGCTGCCCCACGTCCTGATCCTCACCGCCATCGTCGTCGGCGTGAGTCTCACGGCCGTCGCGCTCGGGCTCGTCGTGCGCGTCTACGAGGAGTACGGCACGCTCAACGAGGAGGCCATCCGGCAGGTGAGCCACGATGAGTGA
- a CDS encoding MnhB domain-containing protein, which yields MSDAEEVPVGDGAAAEDGRGLYVESPIIMTTVRIITPFVFTLGLFVMFHGADSSGGGFQGGVIVGTVVLMLAIAFGIETTRDWVGPRLAVALVGLGVLAFLLTGIGSVLLGGGFLEYEVYPVPHAIKYGIEFVELAIGLVVSGIVTGLFFVIAAGMADDGSDLA from the coding sequence ATGAGCGACGCCGAAGAGGTCCCAGTCGGGGACGGAGCCGCGGCCGAGGACGGCCGCGGACTCTACGTCGAGAGCCCGATCATCATGACGACGGTCCGGATCATCACCCCGTTCGTCTTCACGCTCGGGCTGTTCGTGATGTTCCACGGCGCCGACTCCTCCGGCGGCGGCTTCCAGGGCGGCGTCATCGTCGGGACGGTCGTGCTCATGCTCGCGATCGCCTTCGGCATCGAGACGACGCGCGACTGGGTCGGCCCCCGTCTGGCCGTCGCGCTCGTCGGCCTGGGGGTGCTCGCCTTCCTGCTGACCGGCATCGGGTCGGTACTGTTGGGCGGTGGCTTCCTCGAGTACGAGGTCTACCCCGTCCCCCACGCGATCAAGTACGGTATCGAGTTCGTCGAGCTGGCGATCGGGCTGGTCGTCTCCGGGATCGTAACCGGCCTCTTTTTCGTCATCGCCGCGGGAATGGCCGACGACGGGAGTGATCTCGCGTGA
- a CDS encoding DUF4040 domain-containing protein has translation MTGALEVGLVAFVLACAVATALLRDVLGSIIAFGAYSLGIAVIWVFLRAPDVGLTEAAVGAGIMTVLFLLTIAKTVRPADDEVLESVDLRALAVSLALVAVLSTTLVALPAVGDPGSAVASDNVTDYYLDNAYEETEVKNAVTAVLAAYRGFDTLGEAVVVYSAGIGLLVVLDREVLG, from the coding sequence ATGACGGGGGCACTCGAAGTCGGCCTCGTCGCCTTCGTCCTCGCCTGTGCGGTCGCGACCGCCCTGCTTCGGGACGTGCTCGGGTCGATAATCGCGTTCGGGGCCTACAGCCTCGGCATCGCCGTCATCTGGGTGTTCCTGCGCGCGCCAGACGTGGGGCTCACCGAGGCCGCGGTGGGCGCCGGTATCATGACGGTCCTGTTCCTGCTGACCATCGCCAAGACCGTTCGCCCGGCCGACGACGAGGTCCTCGAATCGGTCGACCTGCGCGCCCTGGCCGTCTCGCTCGCGCTCGTCGCCGTGCTGTCGACGACACTGGTCGCGCTCCCCGCGGTCGGCGACCCCGGGTCGGCCGTCGCGAGCGATAACGTGACCGACTACTACCTCGACAACGCCTACGAGGAGACCGAGGTGAAAAACGCCGTGACCGCCGTGCTGGCGGCCTACCGCGGGTTCGACACGCTCGGCGAGGCAGTCGTCGTCTACTCGGCGGGGATCGGCCTGTTGGTCGTCCTCGACCGGGAGGTGCTCGGATGA
- the mnhG gene encoding monovalent cation/H(+) antiporter subunit G, with translation MAPREIAVLVLAAGGVFFALVAAVGLVRLPDLYTRAHSTSKSETLGAVLTLSAVAIAFGPGLSSVKVLLLLVFMFLTNPTAAHAITRAAIEEGIEPWTTEDDS, from the coding sequence ATGGCGCCCCGCGAGATCGCAGTGCTGGTGTTGGCGGCCGGCGGCGTGTTCTTCGCGCTCGTGGCCGCCGTCGGGCTGGTCCGACTCCCGGATCTCTACACGCGCGCCCACAGCACGTCGAAAAGCGAGACGCTCGGCGCCGTGTTGACGCTCTCGGCCGTCGCCATCGCGTTCGGACCCGGGCTGTCGTCGGTGAAAGTCCTCCTGCTCCTGGTGTTCATGTTCCTCACGAACCCCACGGCCGCCCACGCGATCACTCGGGCCGCCATCGAGGAAGGCATCGAGCCGTGGACGACGGAGGACGACTCATGA
- a CDS encoding cation:proton antiporter yields the protein MTLVEDALLATAGAFVITSLVAVYRIVDGPTMPDRVIAINVIGSNVVIVIALLAAAIGEAGALDIALVYALLNFLLSIAISKFSVERGGVL from the coding sequence GTGACGCTCGTCGAAGACGCCCTCCTGGCGACCGCCGGTGCGTTCGTCATCACGTCGCTGGTCGCGGTCTACCGGATCGTCGACGGGCCCACGATGCCCGACCGCGTCATCGCGATCAACGTCATCGGGTCGAACGTCGTCATCGTCATCGCGCTGCTGGCGGCGGCCATCGGCGAAGCGGGCGCGCTCGACATCGCGCTCGTCTACGCGCTGTTGAACTTCCTGTTGAGCATCGCGATCTCGAAGTTCTCGGTCGAACGCGGAGGGGTGCTCTGA